A genomic segment from Clostridium pasteurianum BC1 encodes:
- a CDS encoding glycosyltransferase family 39 protein, translating to MKEKIKSTREKLLLALILILSAILNFANIGIEGYANTFYAAGVKSMMMNFKNFFFASYDPAGFVTIDKPPLGFWIQTIFAKIFGFSGWSIILPQALAGVISVWVIYYLVKRSFGSCAGLIAALCLAVTPIFVASSRNNTIDNLLVLSLVLSCWALFIAAEKGKLKYLILSLVIVGIGFNIKMVEAYMVAPAIYITYLLSSAIPFKKRIKHLVLGTIVLLVVSLSWAVIADLVPASNRPFIGSSTNNTVMELIIGHNGLERIGLGGKNTGRGQGQQGSFRNESSKNRTNTKTMTRMQTGRDKGATTFQYGMGGQSSNTSIVRLFSKNNMSDQIAWLLPFALIGFVVAAIEERFKNPFDNKRKLSLLLWFIWLLTEFIYFSFSKSITHTYYLTTMAPSIAALVGIGLTAMWKLFKEDGWKKWILPGAFIINGLVEILILSYNYSTSNGYKIVILITGLLGIVFSIILAIVNITRSKDNIPDQGNTKLNKILTGIVFTGILIAPTVWSFTPMFHQMNGSSPSAGLELFSSKQQGYGMTTTTDNSKLIKFLEANRKNEKYLVEVPSAMNYGSDLILKTGEPILTLGGFSGSDPILTVNQFKQLVDDGDIRYAMASTGNSRGMGFGFGGSSNSNSAIMSWIKANGKVVPDSEWKASSTISKKQNSNQGFGGFYGRTNDIELYDLNPTAKTSALN from the coding sequence TTGAAGGAAAAAATAAAATCAACAAGGGAAAAGCTTTTACTAGCACTAATTTTAATTTTATCTGCAATATTAAATTTTGCAAATATAGGTATAGAAGGCTATGCAAATACTTTTTATGCTGCTGGTGTAAAAAGCATGATGATGAACTTTAAAAATTTCTTCTTTGCATCCTATGACCCAGCTGGATTTGTAACCATTGATAAACCGCCTTTGGGTTTCTGGATACAAACTATATTTGCAAAAATATTTGGTTTTAGCGGATGGAGTATAATACTTCCACAAGCTCTTGCAGGAGTAATTTCAGTTTGGGTTATATATTATCTTGTTAAAAGGTCTTTTGGAAGCTGTGCAGGACTAATTGCAGCACTATGTCTTGCAGTAACTCCTATATTTGTAGCATCAAGTAGAAATAATACAATAGATAATCTACTTGTTTTATCTTTAGTACTTTCATGTTGGGCTCTTTTTATAGCTGCTGAAAAAGGAAAACTAAAATACCTTATATTAAGTTTAGTCATTGTTGGTATAGGTTTTAATATTAAGATGGTAGAAGCATATATGGTGGCTCCCGCTATATATATAACATATCTTCTTTCTTCCGCCATACCTTTTAAAAAGAGAATAAAACATCTTGTTTTAGGTACAATTGTTCTTCTAGTTGTATCATTATCTTGGGCTGTAATTGCTGATTTAGTACCTGCAAGCAATAGACCGTTTATAGGTAGTAGTACTAATAATACAGTTATGGAACTTATAATAGGTCATAATGGATTAGAGAGAATTGGACTAGGTGGAAAAAATACTGGTAGAGGTCAAGGCCAGCAAGGATCATTTAGAAATGAATCAAGCAAAAACCGTACTAATACTAAAACCATGACCAGGATGCAGACGGGAAGAGATAAAGGTGCTACTACGTTTCAATATGGTATGGGGGGACAGAGCTCAAATACTAGTATTGTGAGATTGTTTTCTAAAAATAATATGTCAGATCAAATAGCATGGCTCTTACCATTTGCACTAATTGGATTTGTTGTGGCAGCAATAGAGGAAAGATTTAAAAATCCATTTGATAACAAAAGAAAGTTATCCTTATTATTATGGTTCATATGGTTATTGACTGAGTTTATATATTTTAGTTTTTCAAAAAGTATAACTCACACATATTATTTAACCACAATGGCACCATCTATTGCCGCTTTGGTTGGAATTGGATTAACAGCTATGTGGAAGCTTTTCAAAGAAGATGGATGGAAGAAATGGATTTTACCAGGGGCATTTATTATAAATGGGCTGGTTGAGATACTTATTCTGTCCTATAACTATAGCACTTCAAATGGTTATAAAATTGTAATTTTAATAACAGGGCTTTTAGGTATTGTATTTTCAATAATTCTAGCTATAGTTAATATCACTAGAAGTAAAGATAATATTCCAGATCAAGGAAATACCAAATTAAATAAAATACTAACTGGTATTGTTTTTACAGGGATTTTAATAGCTCCAACGGTTTGGTCATTTACGCCCATGTTTCATCAAATGAATGGTAGTAGTCCTTCTGCTGGGTTAGAACTTTTTTCAAGCAAACAGCAAGGATATGGAATGACAACTACCACTGACAACTCAAAGCTTATAAAATTTTTAGAAGCTAACAGAAAAAACGAAAAATACCTTGTTGAGGTTCCTTCAGCCATGAACTATGGTTCAGATTTAATACTTAAAACTGGTGAGCCTATATTGACACTTGGAGGATTTAGTGGATCAGATCCAATACTTACTGTAAATCAGTTTAAACAACTAGTTGATGATGGAGATATAAGATATGCTATGGCAAGTACAGGTAATAGCAGAGGAATGGGATTTGGATTCGGAGGATCTAGCAACTCAAATAGTGCTATTATGAGCTGGATTAAAGCAAATGGGAAGGTTGTTCCAGATAGTGAATGGAAGGCTTCTTCCACAATATCAAAAAAACAAAATTCAAATCAAGGATTCGGTGGATTTTACGGTAGAACAAATGATATTGAACTATATGATTTAAATCCTACAGCTAAAACATCGGCTTTAAACTAA
- a CDS encoding GNAT family N-acetyltransferase — MNETYLFGFTEAKENELKIMLDIYNHYIVNSTATFDWDKITLEEFKNRIFLNNNKYKIFLIYINNELIGFCFLTRFREKIAYDKTVELGLYLKPQFTGKGYGKEIVRYMENIARLNQFETIIVSISGENVASLKLFRKLEYEQCSHYKGIAIKFGRKIDIMDFQKVI, encoded by the coding sequence ATGAATGAAACATACTTATTTGGGTTTACAGAGGCAAAAGAGAATGAACTGAAGATAATGTTGGATATTTATAATCATTACATAGTGAATTCTACAGCCACATTTGATTGGGATAAAATCACATTAGAAGAATTCAAAAATCGTATATTCCTGAACAATAATAAATATAAAATATTTTTAATTTATATTAATAATGAATTGATAGGTTTCTGTTTCTTAACACGATTTCGAGAAAAAATAGCCTATGATAAGACTGTAGAATTAGGGTTATATTTAAAACCTCAATTCACAGGAAAAGGATATGGTAAAGAAATAGTCAGATATATGGAAAATATAGCGAGACTAAATCAATTTGAAACTATAATTGTATCTATTTCCGGAGAGAATGTTGCAAGTCTTAAATTATTCAGAAAGTTGGAATATGAACAATGTTCGCATTACAAAGGTATTGCTATAAAATTTGGAAGGAAAATAGATATAATGGATTTCCAAAAAGTAATTTGA
- a CDS encoding IS256 family transposase yields MSFSRKELIKQLIKETKPTSAKDVQETLKDLFADTLKEMLEAELDDHLGYSKYDYKNKNTSNSRNGRSSKKVISDLGEFQLDVPRDRNSSFEPEVVKKNQTDISGIEDQVIGMYAKGMTTRDIATHLENIYGFEASPTLISGITDKITPIAKEWQNRPLEAVYPIIFMDAIHYKVKQDNRVINKAAYAVIGVNLDGIKEVLGIWIGANETSKYWLLVLNELKNRGVNDILIACVDGLNGFKEAIKAIYPRTEIQRCIIHQIRNSSKYVSYKDLKAFNADLKLVYTSATEDAALAELAKFEEKWGDKYLIAIRSWKANWEELSTFFKYPPEIRKIIYTTNAMESYNRQLRKVTKSKSVFPSDDALLKMLYLATMDISKKWTQSIRGWAQILAQLSIYFSDRLETVIF; encoded by the coding sequence ATGTCTTTTTCAAGAAAGGAACTTATTAAACAACTTATTAAGGAAACAAAGCCTACAAGTGCAAAAGATGTTCAAGAAACATTGAAAGATCTATTCGCCGATACGCTTAAAGAAATGTTAGAAGCGGAGCTTGATGACCATCTGGGATATTCTAAATATGACTACAAAAATAAAAATACATCTAATAGTAGAAATGGACGAAGCTCTAAAAAGGTAATTTCAGATCTTGGAGAATTTCAACTTGATGTACCAAGAGATAGAAACAGTAGTTTTGAACCGGAGGTTGTTAAGAAAAATCAAACAGATATATCTGGAATTGAAGATCAAGTTATTGGTATGTATGCAAAAGGAATGACTACCAGAGATATTGCTACTCACTTAGAAAACATATATGGTTTTGAGGCTTCGCCTACACTAATATCTGGTATAACAGATAAAATTACTCCTATAGCTAAAGAATGGCAAAATAGACCATTAGAAGCCGTTTATCCTATAATCTTTATGGATGCCATACATTATAAAGTTAAACAGGATAATAGAGTCATAAACAAGGCTGCTTACGCAGTTATTGGAGTAAACTTAGATGGTATTAAAGAAGTTTTGGGAATTTGGATTGGAGCTAATGAAACATCAAAATACTGGCTCTTAGTATTAAATGAACTTAAAAATAGAGGGGTTAATGATATACTTATAGCTTGTGTTGATGGTCTTAATGGATTTAAAGAAGCTATTAAAGCGATTTATCCTCGTACTGAGATTCAGAGATGCATAATACATCAAATTAGAAACTCTTCTAAATATGTATCTTATAAAGATTTAAAAGCATTCAATGCAGATTTAAAACTAGTATATACATCTGCAACAGAAGATGCAGCCTTAGCGGAGCTAGCTAAATTTGAAGAAAAATGGGGAGATAAATATCTTATTGCTATCCGCTCATGGAAAGCTAATTGGGAAGAACTTTCTACATTCTTCAAATACCCGCCAGAGATACGAAAAATAATATATACTACCAATGCAATGGAAAGCTATAATAGACAATTAAGAAAAGTAACCAAGAGTAAAAGCGTATTTCCTTCAGATGATGCTTTACTTAAAATGCTTTATCTAGCAACAATGGATATAAGCAAAAAGTGGACCCAATCTATACGTGGATGGGCTCAAATACTAGCTCAATTATCTATATATTTTAGTGATAGGCTTGAAACTGTAATTTTTTAA